The Pagrus major chromosome 1, Pma_NU_1.0 genome includes the window acacagctcaacaaaatagAGAACCACGTCGGAGTTCTTTTGAgacattataatgcagaaatcttagatattatatctttaatctGAATATCAGGAATTATTGCggcaaatacatttgaataccCACTGTTAGCATGTAAATTCATGAATGTAAACACCATAAGCTGTTTCCGGGTTAGTTTACTCTCAGGTTAATTTACAGGGGTCAGACAAAATAATGTTGTACCGCTGTTATAATGTTAAATGATTGAGGCTAAGTCATATTTGTATCATATTTaggtgtttcttttattttgtctacCCCTGAATTTCCTGAAAGGAAAACCCCTGGTCTGATATATTGTGAATACAGCGAGTGCCTCCACAGTGAGCGCCAATTCTCTTTGTGTACAGTAGCTTTCTAAAAGGATGCTAAGCTAGTGGAGTTGGCATAGACTCAAATCCTCTGGGACCAAAGATTTAGCCTTCAACAATGTTCCACACAACATTTGGCAAAACAAGAGCCAAGAGCtacggggggggggggaagctGACATCAGCAACATGCGCCATCAGAGATTAGTCACGACAGCCAGCCAGCAGTCCCCTGTCCCTCCGCGTCCCCCCGGCTGGAGAACAGGAAGGGACGTTATGATGGACACCTGTCGCAGCTCATCTCTGTCAGAGGAGTTCATACACcgtaggctgtgtgtgtgtgtgagtgtatgtgtgtgcgtgtgtgtgtgtgtgtgcgtgtgtgtgtgtgtgtgtgtgtgtgtgtgtgtgtgtgtgtgtgtgtgtgtgtcacagctaTGTTTAAGACAGAGGCCCGCAGGGAGTGAGAAGTAAAATGAGTGCCCAACATGGAACAGCTGCTAAATGGGGCTCTGCAGAGGAGCAGGGAGTACACAGGGCTTAATGGAGCTACAGACTGCTCTGTGGCAACACTGTCCGTCACTTTCAGTATTAGCTTTCTTTGGGTTCTGGCATATTCCACCAATGTTATACCCTACGTACTTTGGAAATATTAGTCAGGATAAGAAGTACACAAAGCACTGCTTCCAGGGGGCCTGTCGTTGGATTTATCAGAGGATGAAAATGCTCTCCAtggcaacaaacacacaaaaatgtttattcaacaacacaaagttattttaaagatattttatttattgacgCAAAAATAACCACCAGTTTACATAACCCCCCTTATAATCCACTGTTCATCTGCTCTTTCTGTCATGTTATTCATTTGTATTTACTTGCtaatttacaacaaaaaaaaaaaaaaaaaatggtacaATTTGTGAAATGCAAatctctcagacacacagtgaCGTTTTCTGTGGTCTTAGACAGATTTGGATACAAGAGCAGCCAACTGGTGATGGATTTGCTGCTGAGCACCATGACAGTTTAGCTTTACGTATGTGGCACAGTGGCTTCACGAGGACTTAATATAATACATCCATAGCACTCACAGATGTGACGGGGGAATACATTGATCCTGGATTAGAGAGATGAGATTCACTGAGGTGACCAAAGCAGAGAGGAGtgaaggatggagaggaggagggtgaggagggggagatggagAAAGGGAGGGTAAAAATCTTGCAAGACAGAGTtaagggagagagtgagagagagaaatctcAATcaagacaagaggaggagggcaAGGAGAGACTGGAAAGGCTAAATTGTGGCAGCCATCtgtctgttttattcttttGGAACAAGAAGATAAAAGTGCTGACAGAGAGGATGGAAGCCAGAAAGGCCTTTATCTCTCCTCCTTTAGCCCTGGAGTGTGCAGAGGTACTGGGGTATAAATTCACACTGTCTTGCACAGGAATTTAATTGAATATCAAtttgaaaagggacaatgtaCTGTCCATTAATTAATgttcaaacaaatgtaaatgcagtTAGCTGAAAAGCCAGTTTTCATTGGCAGTGCCTTTGACTGATGTTTTTAGGCATCCTAGaagagtaataaaaaaaataatactgtaGGTGCGACAGTTAAAAACATACTACATTGTGGTAAAAAGCATATCCAATACAGTTAAATGACATGAGTGTGCAATGATTGAGGACTGGTCAAAGACTGGTTGATGAAGAGGTTGTGGCTGGGAAGTGCAGAGTAGAGGGATTCTCTGTGGGTTAACCTTTAACATACACACGTTATTAGTTCATTTGTTAATATAAAAGTATTGATTATATCAGCTTTCAGTTTATGCCTGGCAGCTGAAAGTACATATTAGAGTGTAACATACCACAAAAAACATCTTAACACACAGATCATTAGTACCTGACAGTGTAAATGTAGTAAATGAagaatattttttctgtttgtttattatttgaCCTGTTGATTAAGGACAAATAAGGTCACGCCATCCTCTGTAAAAATGTGCAAACGCTCCTCGGTCACTCTGACCATGTTCATATTGCTCAATTGTgaacattgtgtgttttcaaacGTGGCAGCCTTGACAGCGGGTCAACTCAGCAGTGCAGTTGGATGAAACCAGCTCTTCTGTTTAATCAGAAACTAAAGGAAGCATTTCATAGAGAGCTTTTAAAGACTCTAGCCTCTTATAAATGCTGTCTCACGGCTTCAATATGAGTGCAGACggcttgtgtttatttttggcaGCCTGGGTAATGTGCGTCGATCTCTGGTGTGGGGTTTGCAGATGACAGGGATGCCACGGATGCCAATGCCAGATTTACTATTTATATTCAAGTCTTTTATGTATTATTTGAGCAGAAATACAGGcagccggtgtgtgtgtgtgtgtgtgtgtgggttatGCCGCAGGTCAAGAAGAGCAGGAGTGTCTGGGTTTATGAGGATTTGGCAGGACATACCAGTCGGCCCTGGCTGCTTGGGTGAGGCTGGCTCTTGTCCCAAATCTCTCAGAGGGCAGGAGGGTCGAGTTAAAGAGATGGGATGTCACCTCAGTGGGGTGTGGCGGAGGGGTCGTGGTGGCAAAATTCCTTGTTCACATTCCACAGTGCTTTCACATTTAGTTTGGGCTGTCTGAGtgcctcagcagcagcaccagtgCCCCTCAATATTTTATGTgtctttaaatacaaaatagatacacaaatcaaaaacaaaaacagtgaggCAGATACATAACTTAAACCTGTTAAGCCAGTTATCCAAAATAAGCTTCCAGATGGTGCTACACTCTTGAGTTTGTGGGCCTATGTGAGGAGACAAATCGTGTCCTCTGGGAATAGATCAGGTCAGCCAAATACAGGCTGAAGTTGACAACAGAGAACACCGCCACCACGACCTTACTGTCCCATGGACAATTTCCTTGAGGGCAGGACGACGGCCTCCAAGGAGAGCCATATTTTGTGTCAAAGCAGAACACCGGCCACACCACCGATGCACTCAGATAGAGCAGAACTTCCAGGAGGGTGCATACCACCACGAAGCGGTCGAAGGACATGCAGCGCACAGCCTTGGTCCGTCCACACACGGTCATTACAACAACCACTACGGTCAGAGCGAAGCAGAAAGCATAGACGACAACGCAGTAGATGGTGCCGACGTAACGGTAATATTCGCTCCTGTTGGCCAGAGCTCCAAAGATGATGCAGGCCACGAAGCCCTGAACAACTTTGAGGAGGCCAGAGACGGTGGCCATGTAGCCCACCACAGCCTGGCCCGGCCTGGCTCGGCACAAGGCCACTTCAGCCCCGTAGGCCAGAGTTCCCAAGATGGAGCAGACGGTTACAGCGATGCGGAAATTTCGGACATCGCAGCCGGCGTAGGGGCACTCAGATCGGACAAAGAAGAGAGGGTAGACCACAGAGGCTGTCACATACCTGCAGGAGAGGTCAGAAAGCACGAGTGTAGTTATGATGTCATCAAACCAGGAAAATTTATGCTCTGGAGTGTCACAGTGGGGCGATTAAAGGCACTgactgaaatacattttgtagtGCTTTGCCAAAATAATCTCAAGGTCCATATAATACTTTTGTTAAAAATCAACCTCAATCAGTGGATAACAAATAAACCTGTACTGAttgattttttggccacttgggggcagaaCAATAAGCTGTAAACACCACACTAACGTATTATTACTTTATACAGCTGATATGGTTAAGTTGTTACAGTTGCTTATTTATGTACAGATCCAGCAGGCAAGTAGTAAAATTAGCATGCATTTAGAGCCATGTTTGTGTCTATCTGATGAATCcaatattctctctcttttagctctgtttttggtctccaccagctcctaaAGGACAAATATTTTgatctttagctgctaaatgctccacaatGTTTACTTTAGATActagatttttttctgtctgccaATGGGCAGCTAGTGTTACTTGTAGCATTTTTGCTAAAAACAGCTGCTTTCTGCAGTTGTAAACATAGCAATGAGAgtggtgagagtgaaccaaaataAGTAAAGTCACCATCtgtaaaaatcaaaacaattagctgaaagatgctaataCAGGAGCTAAGGAGAACTGCAGAGTTTGGTGGTCAATTCATGACTAGAAGCGAACCTTTCACCTTTTTCACCATTGttaatgtacaaatatttataatgtaacagctttaaaggtgcattatggaGTACTGGGGAAGACACTTTAActagaagagaaagatcctttttttgcctaaaccaacaaaataaacagactctcctcattttcatgactgattaaactgaataaacaaactgaccttagaggacaacacaatttcatactgttttactttgtttatatttggcggaccctgccacctttctagcttcaaacagtgttctggggaccttattttcctctgagaacagcttgtttattcagttatggaaaaaataaatatattttaagtttgtattattacctcattgataatgtaaatattaaaattctgagtttgaatttcttctccaaaaatgacatactgcccctttaaactaaTTCAGGGGAGAACCAGAGTATAACttccttttaaaatattttgactaGTAGACAACCAATAGAAACACggtaatgacacatttttagtACTGTGGAAGCACTGCTAAAAATTATGAGGATAGAAACTTTTATTGGCGCTACACAGTACTTCTCAGTACATTCCcatttgcaataaaaatgttttttcttcaataaTTAAAGGTTCAATTTGGTCTGTGTCTGATGTGTCAGTGAATCTTTTCAGTCTCTTTGAATTGTGGATTGGTGGATTTCTTATAGATGCAGTAATGGATGTGTTAGAGGTTTTaaggtgaaagtgaaagtgtagGTACACCCTGTAGCTATACACTTGATGTTCTCTTTatatgatgaaaacaaaacatgtgaaaGCAAAGAAAGACAGAGTTTTGGTTGAACACCAGCCCCACTAACCCAACAGAAGATCTGAGTTACACCTGAACACGTGACTTACAGGAGCGTGGCGAAGGCAGCACATGTGACCGTCAGGTTGTCCCAGGATATGGGCAGGCAGCTGTAGAGACGAGTAACGTCCAGGAAAAACACCACAACAGTCATGCCGAAGCAGAAGCACCACGCCGCCATACAGAAGACACCGTGTGAGCCGCTGAAGCCGGCACTGTGGGCCACCATGGCAATCACTGCACAGCCCATAGCTATCTGGCAGAGGCGAGCAGCACCCAGAGGTGAGCAGAGGGCACCCTTGTTGAGGTATGGACCACCCTGGGAATCCATAACTAGAAGATCTTCAAGAGGTAAAGCCTTCAGGAGCTCAAAGAAATACTGGATATCCAGTAGTTGCACAATAAACGATGGTGTGGAGTCTTTGAGTTTCAGCTCTAACTCAAAGCTAgtcccaaaaaaaacaagatctgAGGAGCGTCCTGGTTCAAAAGATGTGATTGTGACTCCAAACTGGAGTCTTTCTCTTTCAGTGTCTTGACAGTGTCTCGCAAAGACAAAACAGTCTCATACAGTTAAAGAAATAATACAGCTTCAATCTTATCCCTGAATGCAGTTATCTTGAAGCAGTCTGTCTGTGCCCTCTTTCACTTTTCATGTGTTGCTGGAAAGCAAAGTTGTCTTCAAAGTCAGAGCTTCTTCAATGACAAACAATGTTGAAACGTCCAGCGTCCTTGATGAACATGCGTTAGTATATCCAGACGCTCGGGTGTTTTCTGGAGCTATTGTTACCTCGTGTAGGGTGGTAAGGCTCTGGGTTTTGGGAGCATCATGGCAGGGTCGCACTCCCCTCTTTCTGCTGCTTACAGACTTGGTGGGGACTTTCTGAAACTCTATTTCTGTGTTAATGAATCAGAGCATTTCACAGTGTGAATGAATGACAAATACAGGGGAAGTCTCTTTTTTGAAATCTTCTGGAAGAGCTCAAGCAGGCCAgccaggcacacacactcacctttcTACTGAGACTCATCAATCACAAATATCCAGACTCAGCACCCAGAACAGCTGGAAGGATGATTATAAAGTCCTGCCCGTCTGTTCTTGTGTTTTGGAAGAGCAAGTGTTTCTCTGTATTATGAGAACCTGTAGATCCTGTGAGTCCAGTATGTTTATCCAGCAGTCGTCAGTGCACAGCAGAACCTGGTTGAGTCCAACCTGCCAGCTGAAATGGTCCCGTCCAGACTCTTGATCCACAATCCCCAGACTGAACCCTCTTGGATCAATAATCCAGATATGTTCGAGTTCGGTTTGTCATCTGTCGCTGTACTCGCTCATAGTGTGAATCCACGTGGCTTCAAATATCGACTGTCATCTTCTTATgttctctgtcacacactctTCCTCTCACACTTTCTCCTTCCTCACTGTCCCTCGCTGTGCTGCGAGGAGGGGGTGCTGCCGGCCAGTCAGACCAGGGTGGAAGATATTTAGGGTTGGGCCTTCACCACATGGGTGTCAGAGGgatgtgtactgtacatgtggtTGGGCGTGGAGTCGGGGCATGCAGACACATTACAGACCCTGTGGAATGGGTGAAATAACTGACCCCATGAGGTCAAAGCATGCACAGATCAGGACCAACACATGATAGTCAGGATTTATTAAATCATGTCGTGGTAAATCATGTAGTCTGAGCAATGAAAGCACTTTATTAAAAGGTGTTTAGGTCATCATTCCTCTCTTCATCACCACTTTGTGATGCTGAAGCATCAATCCTGTAACCTTCTCATATTACTAACTGCATACCATTTTAGATGATGTACAAATGTAGATGTACGGTGGCCGTGagggacaaaacacaaacacatttcagaaaacacaacaacatttcagaaaacactgccattgtttgtcattgtgttttgtgaaatgttgttttgtgaaattctGTGAgtgactttgtgttttctggaaatgttgttgtgctttttaaaatgttgttgtgttttgaccctcagggccactgTATAATTCCTCCTTTGTCACTAAAAACAGTTCATGCACAGGCAGGCATCTCATCAACTTTTGATTATGTACACATTTTCACGTGATTATATATTTCATAGTTTAAAGTGGCAATCTCGAAGATTTCCGGGAGCGgcaattgcaggtgtatttttggacctcactgATTCCCAGAGATCCAGTGTCGCCTGTGTGACCTCTGTCAGTTGGCATTTGGCAGCTTTGCCACGCTTCCATAACAACACTACAAGTAAGCAATTTACACCTCATCGTCCGCTGTtatctgtcttttctttgtttgttcggCCATGACCGAGTAGTCCTTCTCTGGCTGaccaaccactgctgggtgaacATGTCACTAATTAAGCGCCACTTTTGATATTTTCCGAGAAAAGTCTCCACAGACACCCAGTGTATATCTCTGGTATTACAGCAAATACGAGGGCTTTCATCAGTGAGCCAtaggctcaatcatcattgtgttacaTCATGCAGCGatagatagtgacttaacaTTAACATATGAACATATTTATGTACATGAAAACCTTcgagattattactttaaataCAGTATTCACTTTCCcatagctctgttttggtctccaccacctcctgagataaattatttgtaaaatgctccaccatgttcaccagctcttctaactgtgtctgtctgctgttcggtgctgggcaggtagtgtacagtacagtgagCTTATCAGAGCTTTGTCACTGAAAACATCTATAATCTGTAGCATAGAGTTGCCCTCTGCTCATCTCTTTGGACCTcacactgcccctttaaatactactactactactactactactactactactactactactactaataataataataataataataataataataataatatcatcaCACATGTCTGTGTCCAATGCAATGAGTTCTAACTTTTTGTCACAGGTCGTTCTTACAGGAAGCAAGGCCACATGGGACACAGTGCCACAAATTGGTAAGATGAATATCactttttaacatgtttaaattaaaactttCTAACTAAATCAagcacacaaaaatatatatgtgcatgtgcatgaatATGTagagaaatattttttgtttaaagcttgtttttatttatatattaaaactaggttttttgtttgttggctcAGAGCAACACTGGCAGTTAGACCACTTTTCTTCAGGCAGTATCATGCTATAGTGTGGACGTGCTTAGATCCATAATGACGACCATACTCAGTGTTTTACTTTAGTATCTACTGACACTGACAGGAAATGGACACAAGAACATCTAATGGAAGACAGGGACATGATCTTGAAGTCAGGGTCATTCCCCCTGACATACTTCATGATTGATATATCATCAGGGATCGCCAGGCTCCTAAGAAGTGTGGTGAacttcatgtgtgtgtaatgttacAGCAGTAGGGATTACAACACTGAGTCCATGACTGTCCTCCCATCTCATaaccagcagcagcctgtgtg containing:
- the LOC140999503 gene encoding myeloid-associated differentiation marker-like protein 2; protein product: MDSQGGPYLNKGALCSPLGAARLCQIAMGCAVIAMVAHSAGFSGSHGVFCMAAWCFCFGMTVVVFFLDVTRLYSCLPISWDNLTVTCAAFATLLYVTASVVYPLFFVRSECPYAGCDVRNFRIAVTVCSILGTLAYGAEVALCRARPGQAVVGYMATVSGLLKVVQGFVACIIFGALANRSEYYRYVGTIYCVVVYAFCFALTVVVVVMTVCGRTKAVRCMSFDRFVVVCTLLEVLLYLSASVVWPVFCFDTKYGSPWRPSSCPQGNCPWDSKVVVAVFSVVNFSLYLADLIYSQRTRFVSSHRPTNSRV